Proteins from a genomic interval of Mesobacillus sp. S13:
- the parE gene encoding DNA topoisomerase IV subunit B yields the protein MARNQQAFDYNDDAIQVLEGLEAVRKRPGMYIGSTDTRGLHHLVYEIVDNSVDEALGGYGNQIIVKIHKDNSVSVQDKGRGMPTGMHKLGKPTPEVILTVLHAGGKFGQGGYKTSGGLHGVGASVVNALSEWLVVTIKRDGFVYEQRFENGGKPVTTLEKIGKTNQTGTTIHFKPDPEIFSTLTYNYDTLSERLRESAFLLKGLKIELVDERNDVKDVFHFETGIQAFVEYLNEEKDVLHPVVSFEGDNSQIEVEFAFQFNDGYSENVLSFVNNVRTKDGGTHEAGSKTAMTRVFNEYARKVGLLKEKDKNLEGADIREGLAGIVSVRIPEELLQFEGQTKGKLGTSEARSAVDSVVSEHLSYFLEENPDISTLLIKKSIKAYQAREAARRAREDARSGKKRKRSDAILSGKLTPAQSKNPAKNELYLVEGDSAGGSAKQGRDRKFQAVLPLRGKVINTEKAKLQDIFKNEEINTIIHAIGAGVGSDFNVEDINYDKIVIMTDADTDGAHIQVLLLTFFYRYMKPLIEAGKVFIALPPLYKVSKGTGKKEIIEYAWSDEELKDAMKKVGKGYIIQRYKGLGEMNADQLWETTMDPETRTLIRVRIDDAARAERRVTTLMGDKVEPRRKWIESNVAFGLEEDGNILENENISVAEEAAGE from the coding sequence GTGGCAAGAAATCAGCAAGCTTTTGATTATAATGATGATGCCATACAGGTACTTGAAGGCCTTGAAGCGGTGCGCAAAAGGCCGGGTATGTATATCGGCAGCACAGATACAAGAGGACTTCATCACCTCGTTTATGAGATCGTAGATAACTCGGTAGACGAAGCACTCGGCGGCTACGGTAATCAGATCATCGTCAAAATCCATAAAGATAATTCCGTCAGCGTCCAGGATAAAGGCCGAGGTATGCCTACAGGTATGCATAAGCTTGGCAAACCGACTCCAGAGGTAATCCTTACTGTCCTGCATGCAGGGGGTAAATTTGGACAGGGCGGATATAAAACGAGCGGTGGATTGCATGGTGTAGGTGCTTCCGTTGTTAACGCATTATCAGAATGGCTGGTTGTCACCATAAAACGTGATGGCTTTGTCTATGAACAGCGTTTTGAGAATGGCGGCAAGCCAGTGACTACACTTGAAAAGATCGGAAAAACAAACCAAACAGGAACAACCATCCACTTTAAACCAGACCCTGAAATATTTTCTACATTAACTTATAACTATGATACCCTTTCGGAACGCCTTAGAGAGTCTGCCTTTTTGTTAAAAGGGTTAAAAATAGAGTTGGTCGATGAACGCAATGATGTTAAGGATGTCTTCCATTTCGAAACAGGAATTCAGGCTTTCGTTGAATATTTGAACGAAGAAAAAGATGTGCTTCATCCTGTTGTCAGTTTCGAGGGGGACAACAGCCAAATAGAAGTTGAGTTTGCTTTTCAATTTAATGATGGGTACTCAGAGAATGTACTTTCATTCGTAAACAATGTCCGAACAAAAGATGGCGGAACACATGAAGCTGGTTCCAAAACAGCTATGACCAGGGTATTCAATGAATATGCCCGTAAGGTTGGATTGCTTAAGGAAAAAGACAAAAACCTTGAAGGAGCAGATATCCGGGAAGGATTAGCAGGCATTGTCTCTGTGCGTATTCCTGAAGAGCTGCTTCAATTTGAAGGCCAGACAAAGGGTAAGCTTGGAACGAGTGAGGCAAGATCTGCTGTCGACTCTGTCGTTTCAGAGCATCTTTCTTATTTTCTTGAGGAGAATCCGGATATCAGTACATTGCTGATCAAGAAGTCCATCAAGGCCTACCAGGCTCGAGAAGCTGCACGCAGAGCACGTGAGGATGCAAGAAGCGGGAAGAAGCGAAAGAGATCAGATGCCATACTATCTGGTAAATTGACTCCAGCTCAGTCCAAGAATCCTGCCAAAAATGAACTTTACTTAGTAGAGGGTGACTCTGCTGGCGGATCTGCCAAGCAAGGTCGTGACAGAAAGTTCCAGGCGGTGCTCCCACTCCGCGGTAAAGTGATCAACACAGAAAAAGCAAAGCTGCAGGACATCTTCAAGAACGAAGAAATCAATACGATCATCCATGCGATTGGAGCGGGTGTAGGGTCTGACTTCAATGTAGAAGACATCAACTATGACAAAATTGTCATCATGACGGATGCTGATACGGACGGAGCTCATATCCAGGTGCTGTTATTAACGTTCTTTTATCGTTATATGAAGCCACTGATTGAAGCCGGAAAGGTATTCATAGCACTGCCGCCTTTATATAAGGTCAGCAAGGGTACCGGCAAGAAAGAAATCATCGAATATGCCTGGAGCGACGAAGAGCTGAAGGATGCGATGAAGAAGGTCGGCAAAGGCTATATCATCCAGCGTTATAAGGGTCTCGGGGAAATGAACGCAGACCAGTTATGGGAAACGACCATGGATCCTGAAACCAGGACATTAATCCGCGTACGAATTGACGATGCAGCAAGAGCAGAACGCAGAGTGACGACACTTATGGGTGATAAGGTAGAACCACGCAGGAAATGGATCGAATCCAATGTGGCATTCGGACTTGAGGAAGATGGAAACATCCTTGAAAATGAAAATATCTCAGTTGCAGAGGAGGCAGCAGGCGAATGA
- a CDS encoding S8 family peptidase → MRSTKVFFLGTALLLLLAVTAGGVFRSDTDENRQGQQIQSAGQPIMLERSMAKINNVKMGEKIKTQLDTQDEITLIFHNKKNTSHYYDHEATVDFASEPSAEEIDEITRDIKGWVIKHLNSIYIFRSTAMETPEMIQYFSQRQNIEYVEPNFILMQNEVSGPNDLLYQENYQWNLPVIGTEQGWNVTRGNEEIQIAIVDTGVDLNHPDLRNRLVKGYNVIDDKSEPDDDNGHGTHVAGIIASETNNNEGVAGMTWYSKIMPVKAMGAKGYGTTFDISKGIVWAVDHGADVINLSLGNYQPSKVLEEAVRYAYENNVVMVSAAGNDSSNQPTYPSAYPEVISVAAVDYNGNRASFSNYGDYIDIAAPGVYIPSTYFNEQYAALSGTSMAAPHVAGLAALIKSANPGLTSSQVIRIIKNSAIDLGEQGKDVQFGNGLIDVNSALQEANKETPSINKREKSLFEWLR, encoded by the coding sequence ATGAGAAGCACGAAGGTGTTCTTTCTTGGAACAGCACTGCTCCTTCTTCTTGCTGTTACTGCCGGCGGTGTATTCAGAAGTGACACTGATGAAAATAGACAGGGGCAACAAATTCAGTCAGCAGGACAACCAATCATGCTCGAACGGTCCATGGCAAAGATAAACAATGTAAAGATGGGTGAGAAAATCAAGACACAACTTGATACCCAAGATGAAATCACATTAATCTTTCATAATAAAAAAAACACAAGTCATTATTATGACCATGAAGCCACAGTAGACTTTGCTAGTGAACCAAGCGCGGAAGAAATAGATGAAATAACCCGGGATATCAAGGGCTGGGTCATCAAGCATCTGAATTCAATCTATATTTTTAGATCGACTGCGATGGAAACGCCTGAAATGATTCAATATTTTAGTCAGAGACAAAATATTGAGTATGTTGAACCAAATTTTATCTTGATGCAAAATGAAGTGAGTGGACCTAATGACCTTCTTTACCAGGAGAACTATCAATGGAATTTACCGGTGATCGGGACGGAACAAGGATGGAACGTGACCCGTGGAAATGAAGAAATCCAAATAGCGATTGTTGATACGGGAGTTGATTTGAATCATCCTGATTTAAGAAACCGACTTGTTAAGGGCTACAATGTGATTGATGATAAATCTGAGCCGGATGATGACAATGGACATGGAACCCATGTAGCCGGAATTATTGCTTCAGAAACCAATAATAATGAAGGAGTAGCCGGAATGACATGGTACAGTAAAATCATGCCGGTAAAAGCAATGGGGGCAAAAGGGTATGGTACCACCTTTGACATTTCAAAAGGGATTGTCTGGGCTGTTGATCATGGGGCCGATGTGATTAACCTTAGTCTTGGCAATTATCAGCCTTCAAAAGTTCTTGAAGAAGCTGTCCGTTATGCTTATGAGAATAATGTGGTCATGGTTTCTGCAGCCGGCAATGACTCATCAAACCAGCCTACCTACCCTTCTGCCTATCCAGAAGTCATAAGTGTTGCTGCGGTAGATTATAATGGAAACCGGGCAAGCTTTTCTAACTATGGGGATTATATTGATATTGCCGCACCAGGAGTTTATATCCCCAGCACCTACTTTAATGAACAGTATGCAGCCCTCTCAGGGACGTCCATGGCAGCTCCACATGTCGCCGGCCTTGCAGCGCTTATAAAATCTGCTAACCCTGGATTAACAAGCTCTCAAGTCATCAGGATCATCAAAAATTCTGCGATCGATCTTGGGGAGCAAGGAAAAGATGTTCAGTTTGGAAATGGCTTGATTGATGTGAATTCAGCACTGCAGGAAGCAAATAAAGAGACGCCAAGCATCAACAAAAGAGAGAAGTCTTTATTTGAATGGTTAAGGTAA
- the helD gene encoding RNA polymerase recycling motor HelD — protein sequence MEEKQLKDLVMEQERVEVIIEEIDKKAAKWNESSSDVGSDALQIRKTFWEDVTVNFDEADDVAETFTSIKQQAALLSERERTQSQMIKQLQTLSRLRFSPYFGRVDFKEDGEDKAEQIYLGIATLMDEQEENFLIYDWRAPISGLYYDYSPGPAKYKTETDLIEGTMELKRQFVIKGGKISAMFETGVTIGDEMLQEVLGNNADTQMKTIVATIQKEQNQIIRNDSSSLIVVQGVAGSGKTSAAMQRVAYLLYKYRNIITSENIMLFSPNPLFNSYVATVLPELGEENMQQATFQEYLSTRFGSEYELEDPFEQMEFMLEAEKNKNYFDRIESIRFKASLAFKDLLDQYAKKLAGETLVFKSLGINKRAIISKKEIAAYYDSLDQSISIPNRVQLVKEWLLKELKRKAKAELSQEWVEKEIQFLEKEDYLEAFKTSQQKQGEAEDTFHDLDREQKWLSEMVVKRRFKPLFNAVKKLKFINKRAIFMDFFKEGHLMAEPLPLPENWSAICEQSISNLENRFIAYEDATPFLYLQDLIEGRKSNTSIRHVFVDEAQDYTPFQFAYIKMLFPYSKMTLLGDINQAIYSGPTGAQTILADSALDFGKMELYSLTRTYRSTKQIVEFTRQLIEGGEMIEPFNRTGPKPVIFQSLESRDHILKVNDLISELQRSGHKNIAVICKTAKESKAAFEGVKKVVDARLIEKGTMTFENGVNVVPTYLAKGIEFDAVVIYDSSVYTRTEERKLLYTACTRAMHELYILSKEELSPLIEEVDEQLYNLV from the coding sequence ATGGAAGAAAAGCAACTGAAAGACTTGGTAATGGAACAAGAACGAGTTGAAGTCATCATTGAGGAAATTGATAAGAAAGCAGCGAAGTGGAATGAGAGTTCAAGTGATGTCGGCTCTGATGCTCTTCAAATCCGAAAAACCTTTTGGGAAGATGTTACGGTTAACTTTGATGAAGCTGATGATGTAGCGGAAACTTTTACTAGCATCAAGCAGCAGGCTGCTCTTTTATCAGAGCGTGAACGGACTCAATCTCAAATGATCAAGCAGCTGCAGACTTTGTCTCGCCTCAGGTTTTCTCCTTACTTTGGCAGAGTCGATTTTAAAGAAGACGGTGAAGACAAAGCGGAGCAAATATACTTAGGCATCGCCACTCTAATGGATGAACAAGAAGAAAACTTCTTGATTTATGATTGGAGAGCACCTATTTCCGGTCTTTACTATGATTACTCCCCCGGACCTGCGAAATATAAAACTGAAACAGATCTCATTGAAGGTACAATGGAACTAAAACGACAGTTCGTCATTAAAGGCGGAAAAATCTCAGCAATGTTTGAAACCGGGGTTACAATAGGAGACGAAATGCTTCAGGAAGTCCTTGGCAATAATGCCGATACCCAGATGAAAACGATTGTGGCTACGATCCAGAAGGAACAGAACCAGATTATCCGCAATGACTCAAGCAGTCTTATTGTTGTTCAGGGTGTGGCTGGAAGCGGAAAGACTTCTGCTGCTATGCAGCGTGTCGCCTACCTGCTATATAAGTACAGGAATATCATCACATCGGAAAATATCATGCTATTCTCACCTAATCCGCTGTTCAATAGCTATGTTGCTACAGTATTGCCTGAGCTTGGTGAGGAAAATATGCAGCAGGCCACCTTCCAGGAATATCTTTCAACGCGTTTCGGCAGCGAATATGAACTGGAAGACCCTTTTGAACAAATGGAGTTCATGCTTGAAGCCGAAAAAAACAAAAACTATTTTGATAGGATTGAAAGTATCCGATTTAAAGCAAGTTTGGCATTTAAAGACCTACTGGATCAATACGCTAAGAAACTGGCTGGCGAAACGCTAGTCTTTAAAAGTTTAGGCATTAATAAACGCGCCATCATCTCAAAGAAAGAAATCGCCGCATATTATGATTCGCTCGATCAGAGTATTTCAATTCCAAATAGAGTTCAGCTTGTTAAGGAATGGCTTTTAAAAGAGCTTAAGAGAAAAGCAAAAGCGGAATTGTCACAGGAATGGGTGGAGAAGGAGATTCAATTTCTTGAAAAGGAAGATTATCTAGAGGCATTCAAAACCAGTCAACAAAAACAAGGCGAAGCAGAGGATACCTTCCATGATCTTGATCGAGAGCAGAAATGGCTATCTGAAATGGTAGTCAAAAGACGCTTCAAACCACTATTCAATGCCGTGAAAAAATTAAAATTCATAAATAAAAGAGCCATTTTCATGGATTTCTTTAAGGAAGGCCATCTTATGGCTGAACCTTTACCGTTACCGGAAAATTGGAGTGCCATCTGTGAACAGTCCATAAGCAACTTGGAAAATAGATTTATTGCCTATGAAGATGCAACTCCTTTTCTTTATCTTCAGGATTTAATAGAAGGCAGGAAATCGAACACATCGATTCGGCATGTTTTCGTTGATGAAGCCCAGGACTATACTCCATTTCAGTTTGCTTATATAAAGATGCTGTTCCCTTATAGTAAGATGACACTGCTCGGAGATATAAACCAGGCAATTTATTCGGGGCCTACCGGGGCCCAGACGATTCTGGCGGATTCAGCACTTGATTTTGGAAAAATGGAACTTTACAGCCTAACAAGGACTTACAGGTCGACAAAGCAAATCGTAGAATTTACCCGCCAGCTAATCGAAGGTGGAGAAATGATTGAACCTTTTAATCGGACCGGACCAAAGCCGGTTATCTTCCAAAGCCTCGAAAGCAGGGACCATATTCTTAAAGTGAATGATTTGATTTCGGAGCTTCAAAGGTCGGGGCATAAAAATATCGCGGTTATTTGTAAAACAGCAAAGGAGAGTAAGGCTGCTTTCGAGGGTGTCAAAAAAGTAGTTGACGCGAGGCTGATCGAAAAAGGCACCATGACGTTTGAAAATGGAGTGAATGTGGTGCCGACATACCTGGCAAAAGGAATCGAGTTCGACGCGGTGGTCATTTATGATTCATCTGTCTATACAAGGACTGAGGAAAGGAAATTGTTATATACTGCCTGTACAAGGGCAATGCATGAATTATATATCCTTTCTAAAGAAGAACTTAGTCCGCTTATCGAAGAAGTTGATGAACAGCTATACAATCTGGTATAA